One window of Sinorhizobium fredii NGR234 genomic DNA carries:
- a CDS encoding DUF5309 domain-containing protein produces MAVLTNTFQTTQAVGNREELSDVVSRITPEDTPIYSLIEKGKCTTYHPEWETDELAAPGANVREEGEEYAFGAITPPKRLGNYTQIMRKDWIISATQEVTAEAGNVQKRKYQKLKKGVEIRKDVEFAIVDTNATVAGSTREFGSLSTWIVSNASRGAGGANGGFNIGTGLTVAPTDGTQRPFTKAILDTVMQQGYQNGANFRHVSVSPYVKSVFVTFMSDSNVAPFRYAVSQGGERNTIVATADYYEGPFGTVMIHPNRVQAVNGGVARNAFFIDSDMLSFLWLRQIQEDRDVAKTGDADKGVIIGEGTLKVHNERGLGVAADLFGLSSAS; encoded by the coding sequence ATGGCAGTTCTAACCAATACATTCCAGACGACGCAGGCCGTCGGCAATCGCGAGGAGCTTTCCGACGTGGTGTCGCGCATCACGCCGGAAGACACACCGATCTATTCGCTGATCGAAAAGGGCAAGTGCACCACCTATCACCCCGAATGGGAGACGGACGAACTGGCCGCGCCCGGCGCAAATGTCCGCGAGGAAGGCGAGGAATACGCCTTCGGCGCAATCACCCCACCGAAGCGGCTTGGCAACTATACCCAGATCATGCGCAAGGACTGGATCATTTCCGCGACCCAGGAGGTGACGGCGGAGGCCGGTAACGTGCAGAAGCGCAAGTACCAGAAGCTAAAGAAGGGCGTTGAAATTCGGAAGGACGTGGAGTTCGCGATCGTCGACACGAACGCAACCGTCGCTGGCAGTACGCGTGAATTCGGATCGCTCAGCACCTGGATAGTTAGCAACGCTTCAAGGGGCGCCGGTGGCGCGAATGGCGGCTTCAACATTGGCACCGGTCTTACTGTGGCGCCGACCGACGGCACGCAGCGTCCCTTCACCAAGGCCATCCTCGATACCGTGATGCAGCAGGGCTACCAGAACGGTGCCAACTTCCGTCACGTCTCTGTCTCTCCCTATGTCAAATCAGTTTTCGTCACCTTCATGTCCGACAGCAACGTCGCGCCGTTCCGCTATGCGGTGTCGCAGGGAGGCGAACGCAACACCATTGTCGCGACGGCGGACTATTACGAAGGCCCTTTCGGAACGGTGATGATCCACCCGAACCGGGTGCAGGCGGTGAATGGTGGAGTCGCCCGCAACGCCTTCTTCATCGACTCCGACATGCTCTCCTTCCTGTGGCTGCGCCAGATCCAGGAGGACCGCGACGTGGCCAAGACAGGCGATGCCGACAAGGGGGTCATCATCGGTGAGGGGACGCTGAAGGTACACAACGAAAGGGGCCTTGGCGTTGCCGCTGACCTCTTCGGACTG